The following proteins come from a genomic window of Mycobacterium sp. DL:
- a CDS encoding ferredoxin: MKVTVDQDKCVSSGMCVMNAGDVFDQRDDDGVVVLLVDEPGPAHAEETRKAAAACPALAIQIEE; encoded by the coding sequence ATGAAGGTCACCGTCGACCAGGACAAGTGCGTGTCCTCCGGAATGTGCGTGATGAACGCCGGTGACGTGTTCGATCAGCGCGACGACGACGGCGTGGTGGTGCTGTTGGTCGACGAGCCCGGACCAGCCCACGCCGAGGAAACCCGCAAGGCCGCGGCCGCCTGCCCGGCCCTGGCCATCCAGATCGAGGAATGA
- a CDS encoding helix-turn-helix domain-containing protein, producing MTTARSVRADRATGTQEAILKAAERLYAEHGVFAVSNRQVSEAAGQGNNAAVGYHFGTKTDLVRAIEHKHRLPIEELRERRIADIGDSTQMRDWVAALVCPLTDHLAALGNPTWYARFAAQVMTDPAYHNIVVKDALSSPSLVRVLDGINTCLPDLPVDVRIERNIMGRNLLMHSCADRERLLAQGSPVARTSWQAAASGLIDAIVGLWHAPVTVLP from the coding sequence GTGACCACAGCCCGCAGCGTGCGCGCCGATCGCGCCACCGGTACGCAAGAGGCGATCCTGAAGGCAGCTGAGCGTCTCTACGCGGAACACGGTGTGTTTGCCGTGTCGAACAGGCAGGTCAGTGAAGCGGCGGGGCAGGGCAACAACGCGGCCGTCGGATACCACTTCGGTACCAAGACCGATCTGGTGCGTGCGATCGAGCACAAGCATCGACTGCCGATCGAGGAGCTCCGGGAACGGCGCATCGCCGACATCGGCGACTCGACACAGATGCGGGACTGGGTCGCCGCGCTGGTCTGTCCGTTGACCGATCACCTTGCCGCGCTGGGCAATCCGACGTGGTACGCGCGCTTCGCCGCGCAGGTGATGACTGATCCCGCCTATCACAACATCGTCGTCAAAGACGCGTTGTCGTCACCGTCGCTGGTCCGGGTGCTCGACGGGATCAACACCTGCCTCCCGGATCTTCCCGTCGATGTCCGGATCGAGCGCAACATCATGGGACGCAACCTGCTGATGCACAGCTGCGCCGATCGCGAACGGCTGCTGGCACAGGGGTCTCCGGTCGCCCGGACGTCATGGCAGGCCGCCGCGTCGGGCCTGATCGACGCCATCGTCGGACTCTGGCACGCCCCCGTCACGGTGTTGCCCTGA